AGTTATcgtgatttatttttgtattgtggtatatttcgcTAAATATTCCTTACGGTCACACtccaatgcaaaaaaaatatttattattgaaaaatgtcTAAGTTcatctaaaaaataaaatttacaataataaattatttataatagaaaatgatattaataaaataatcagaaatgcataattaattaatttcaaaaataccgATGATCCGATAGTGCAATTGATGTTTCTCCAGCTCAACtattttgaggtatattttgaaaaccaACTTGTGGTCACACTTTTTCTTCAGCCCAAACCATTCTGGTACTCGCAGttttcataaaaacaaaaaactcaaATTAACAAGATGTTGGGCCGCAGCAGTGTTATTGCACGTAACTTCTCCCAATCCATGGTCCGCTATAGCGGCCACGGTGGTGTTCCCGGTGAGGTAAGCAAAGCGGATGTAACAATTCTGGCATAGTGTGTGCATGCGGTTACATAATTTGTGAATTTGCACCTAGCCAATAATCCTGATGGAAAATCAATGATATCATAAATCTACTATTATCCAATTGCAGAACTTGCCCTTCAGCCTGCAGAACAAGTATAGGATCACCGCTCTATTCACCATCGGCTGTGTTTTGGGCTTTGGCTCTCCCTTCTTGATCGTCAGACATCAGCTGTTGAAGAAGTAAAGTGTCCGTAGCGACGTCGCAGCCCCGACAGCCGCAGTTCTCAACAACAATGTAAGGTTAGTTTTGTCAAGATAATAGACGGGGTGCTAgtttgatatataatatatcctCTCTTGCAGATTTCGACGTTTGTTAGAGGCAGGCATGTCGTCAATTGTGTTACACATTAACATTAAGTCAACAGTTTAaacgtaataaataaaaattacccAGAAACTATAGACCGAAAGTGCAATGTTTTCCCATTTTAATAAGTAGGCAATGAACAAGACTTCACTATTTTATAAACTGAACTATGTTTCGTGTTGAAATCAGTCGGAAGGGGAAGTTTGTCTGGACTGGCTcgtattaaaattttaaataagtttaaaaaatgCTTGAGATGCGCAACATATTTTCGCCGCTGGTTCGCCGGATGTCCGGTTATCCAGGCGGCGTTCCGGGCTTAGTGAGTATTTTAAGGAAATTCTATAAACCTTTATATGTAATTCATATTGCTATAGAACATGCCTTTTCGCCGTGGCATGGAAAGTCCTTTGCGCTTCACTTTCTTCTGGTTGGTATTGGGAACTATTGGATTTGGAGCTCCATTTCTGGTTATACGCCATCAAATGCTGCGCAATGTATCCGACCCACCGTAAAGTATATCATAATTATTAACAGACTTGAAAGATCTAACCAGTTAGTTTTGGCAGTCCTGAAGAAAAGGATACCtagttgattgattgactctACTACTCTGCTGATGTGTCGCACCACAAACAGAAGAACCCTTAAGACATTAACAACAACGAAGGCGGTTTACATATTCCATTATTGTTAGTCGCTCCTGCTGTCCTGCACACCAAATACTTGTAAAACTGGTTGGCATTTGTTAATTGTTAAGTAAACAACGTAATATaccatttcaaatttattatcatttttatgttgcatataaaaattgtaaattccATCTAGTTTAAGAGGTCAATACAGTCAATTAGTTAAGCGTCTGTTGCAGACGATCCAAtaacaatgatgatgatcataGAAAATCGTACATTTCGCAATGGAATCACAGTTCTTCCTTGCCCTCAAAGTTGTATTCATCCTGTACGGGCGCGTCATCACAATATTTAGCCTGTTCCGAGCAGATCTTAATATCCAAATCATTGCCCAGCTCTTCGGCTTGGAATGCTTTCAAAAACGTTTCCTCATTGTCTTCCAGCACCTCCAGGCAAAAGTGTCCAAGACTCTTATTCAGATCACCGTCCTGAACAAAATCAACGAGCGAGGAATCGGGATTCATTTTGCCATCGATGATCATCTTGAGCAAAGTGAATTTCCCATTGTTTTTGTAGGTGGCCTTCAGATAATCCTCCATTTTGTCACCTAAGGCcatgaatatgaattaatcaaataatttaaatgacgTGTTTCACTTACAAATCTTTTCCATGAGCTCGGTCAAGAACATTTCAGATTTGATGAAGCGCACTCGTTTGGTGATTGAATTTCCACTGGCGTCCAAGCGGAAACCGCTCACGTCAACCATCTTCTTGGGATCCTCTTTGGCAATTGCATCCTCAAGTTCCTGAACCGTTGCTTTGCAAACTTTTGATGAAATTAAGATTATAATTCAGGTTGTACAACAGGTTGCAGTTTTATATGCGGCTTTTTCTTACCGTGGCATTTGACCTCTTTTGATGTGAAGCTGTAGCCTTGCTCCTGGCCCATAGCTAGTGCAACTAGCATCATGCAGcatacaaacaattttatcGTCGACATTATATAGATACAACTATTTAACAAGTATATTGAATTAAGATTACACTTAATTCGTAagtaacaaattatttaaaccaCGTCAGCACAACGCtctattttaaaaatgctaGAGTTGTATGATAATTATTTCACTGGCCACTGAGACTAAAATGACTACAGTTAACGCGCGCGTCTATCTTACAAATAGCGTTGGTTAGTGTCTTAGCACTTGAGTGTTTTCTTGGCcaacagaacaacaaaaacagataagaaataaataaatgtgtttgcCGTCGAGCTAAAGCAAGAGCTTTTTTTGAAAGCTGTTTTATTTACCACTTGCGTCGTCGTATGACcgcattaaaatataccaaacaacaGAAACCCGTATAATTATCATCTGGTTACACTTCACATAACATTAACGTTTGTTTGAAAAAATCGTGTATAAATGGCGACTCTTTTGAAACAGACCAATATAGATTTagtttgaattattattattataacaaaataataaaataaatcctAACATTTTTCTAAGCAGTTATTAACAGTTTTCGCTTCGTGAACCGGTTTTAAATTAACAGCTGTTACAAGGCTTCACTGTAGAGACTACACTACAGTGTGAAGGCATTACATAAGGCGATTACAGAAGATCAGCATCTGCATCTTAACATATTTCCTACATTATCGATAAATATCGTTTTGGATATGTTGTGTGATATTGTTAGCGCGTATTTGAATCGACCTTAAAgtctgtatattttaaagacaTTCCCTCAATTAATCGACCCTCTATCATTGCATGTCGGAGCATTTGTGCGATAATTACTATTTGTTAGAAATGTTCAACACTGAAAACTCAAGTCTCAGTGTAAATAGAGAAAGTCTCGCGTGCGGTTCACTTCCTCGATATTGAAGCTGCGTTGGCAAGACACAATTCGCGCTGTCGGCAAATGCAATATAatgcaataaaagaaaagcaatCAGCAGCCGGTTTAGTTGCCTACATGTAATCGagaatttaacaaattaataccCACGACAATCGTAATTTTATAGTAATTCCAATAAtgttttattaacaaaaatcgCTTGGAGAGCACGTATAATTGGCGTTAATTGAGCGTGTGTATATGGCTCTGTGTTTCGATTCAGTGTTTCTGCTGCTCTTGTGAAGACTGTTCACTCTTTTTCCTCTGGATGTGATGTGTGTTCATTTAATTGATAAGAATAAGCGCTATGAGCtttgtgtatatgtgtttCTTTACATACTACTTTGTGCATACGTAAATGAATATTGCAAAGTGCAGAGCGCTggctttaatttcatttgtttattcgCATTCAATGTACTATAAGCATcatatgaatgaaataaacgTTTTAGTCTTGCTTCTGATTCGCGGCCGGCAAATTTACCATTTGATGTGATTCTTTGACCCGCATCTGGTAGTTCAGAACTGTCGCGATCAGTCAAAACATGCGATAAGCTTAATTACTTTCGTATTCCTCTAAATTATAATACGTTGAAATTAGCGTCACATCTTAAGTAAATAATTCACAACTCGCGATTTCatgacaaattaaaaagtgtcATGTGTTATTATGAACTCATCGAAAGAAAACTATTGAAACTGTTGATTTAGTTGCATGTTTTCAACTTGACTATGTTATGTGTGTCATACGAAAGTTGACACTAACAAAATATTATCTTGTTTAATGTTCTGGAAAGCTATGATTCACAATCTTGAATGATGTGTGCAGTGAATCTTACATAATATTGACTTCCCttaacattattatattaatgtacTCATAAAAGAAGTCTTAGTTTCCATTTTCTTTAGACTTCGAGgtgtgaataaaaaaaatgtgttctCAAAATCATTTTCAGATAAAGAAATTATACTTGTATATTAC
This is a stretch of genomic DNA from Drosophila albomicans strain 15112-1751.03 chromosome 3, ASM965048v2, whole genome shotgun sequence. It encodes these proteins:
- the LOC117570131 gene encoding cytochrome c oxidase subunit 7C, mitochondrial; translation: MLGRSSVIARNFSQSMVRYSGHGGVPGENLPFSLQNKYRITALFTIGCVLGFGSPFLIVRHQLLKK
- the LOC117570130 gene encoding cytochrome c oxidase subunit 7C, mitochondrial, with the translated sequence MLEMRNIFSPLVRRMSGYPGGVPGLNMPFRRGMESPLRFTFFWLVLGTIGFGAPFLVIRHQMLRNVSDPPPEEKDT
- the LOC117570129 gene encoding protein seele, yielding MSTIKLFVCCMMLVALAMGQEQGYSFTSKEVKCHVCKATVQELEDAIAKEDPKKMVDVSGFRLDASGNSITKRVRFIKSEMFLTELMEKICDKMEDYLKATYKNNGKFTLLKMIIDGKMNPDSSLVDFVQDGDLNKSLGHFCLEVLEDNEETFLKAFQAEELGNDLDIKICSEQAKYCDDAPVQDEYNFEGKEEL